One region of Ananas comosus cultivar F153 linkage group 9, ASM154086v1, whole genome shotgun sequence genomic DNA includes:
- the LOC109715625 gene encoding WPP domain-associated protein-like — MERIQSVREGDCENSKETVSPAFYERFFLDVESYWADEAAEKVTPKERDLAMLKQRLHSLSFDPCIGNRLGFSKGAAQSLFDGRVDLSCSEQLVRLRFAVEEQLQRVKDDIEDLKSSSSRDNFNVSRKNLGLQSVLPRAKIDRKLVEIDGKVDGLKALLDFGFDQISDMFDLVKISVCELQWEHELQKEVGGVVIQNYVRGLQDEFETRLYEQRGLINSLNLYREEKVSELTSMREELDAVYKSPMKLEEFIIHSNNTQECFEDVSITKWRDRLLLPLHDENGNGTPLIEKSASAREVVLDYADLPILKHMKKEEVAIYFRTEMTKVRRQHELALQEKTEELFRVKREFLKEKRLLFFRKDKEIEFLRKVISDVVSKLDEILLKKLNAPVNSNDNDEVCRLKGKIDSLVFDNQCLRGSLADKRKEVKHLLSQVSDAARKMSIYSLSEAKLRKQIKKLKGDLEDQQIEVSIRDDLHQVFLRELIDDCRSNIEDLKIQSDVRQAEFDLLHHEINKLSDEVEKQEIQIGDLRTESDLWKRRFDESLQQIRKYEAEVDTLNQKLNSASNALEDKKKDNCILSTIIEENEKALLSSVTREKDQEKRLKSIVMLIRELSKVCTDAENKMVEKVQRFEDRLENLSHQCNSVVEQANLLNKKGLWYKEMLEIRCSDLQKAEAEVNLLGDKVDTLSSLLEKIHIALGHYPTLSQHYPGLLDSFVRTCKLVTSLKSNQKKERKDTK, encoded by the exons ATGGAGCGGATCCAATCC GTCAGAGAAGGGGATTGTGAGAACTCAAAAGAGACAGTTTCTCCTGCTTTCTATGAAAGGTTCTTCCTTGATGTGGAATCTTATTGGGCCGATGAGGCCGCGGAGAAGGTCACcccaaaagagagagatttagcCATGTTGAAACAAAGATTGCATTCTTTAAGTTTTGATCCTTGTATAGGAAACAGATTAGGGTTTTCGAAAGGGGCGGCGCAGAGCCTTTTCGATGGTAGAGTAGATTTGAGTTGCAGCGAACAGTTAGTTAGGCTTAGATTCGCGGTGGAGGAGCAGCTTCAAAGGGTTAAGGATGATATTGAAGACTTGAAGAGCTCAAGCTCGAGAGATAATTTTAATGTTAGTCGGAAGAATTTAGGGTTGCAAAGTGTTCTTCCGAGAGCGAAAATTGATCGGAAGTTGGTCGAAATCGACGGAAAAGTTGACGGGCTAAAGGCATTGCTAGATTTCGGTTTTGATCAAATTAGCGACATGTTCGACTTGGTGAAAATTTCGGTTTGCGAACTTCAATGGGAGCATGAGTTGCAAAAAGAAGTCGGTGGTGTCGTGATTCAGAACTATGTTAGGGGCCTTCAAGACGAGTTTGAAACTCGGTTATACGAACAAAGAGGTCTTATAAACAGTTTGAATTTGTATCGGGAGGAAAAGGTCAGCGAACTTACTTCGATGCGCGAAGAACTCGATGCTGTTTATAAGTCGCCGATGAAGTTAGAAGAATTTATTATTCACTCCAATAATACCCAGGAGTGTTTTGAAGATGTGAGTATTACAAAATGGAGAGATCGCCTTTTGCTGCCTCTTCATGACGAAAATGGAAATGGAACTCCTTTGATAGAGAAGTCCGCGAGTGCTAGAGAAGTTGTGTTGGACTATGCCGATCTTCCCATTTTGAAGCACATGAAAAAGGAAGAAGTGGCAATTTACTTTAGAACGGAAATGACCAAGGTGAGGCGACAGCATGAATTGGCTTTGCAAGAGAAGACGGAAGAGTTGTTCAGAGTCAAGCGAGAGTTCCTCAAGGAGAAGCGCTTATTGTTTTTCAGGAAAGATAAAGAGATTGAATTCCTAAGGAAGGTAATTTCTGATGTCGTCTCAAAGCTAGATGAGATTCTCTTGAAGAAACTAAATGCGCCTGTAAACAGCAATGATAATGATGAAGTATGTAGATTGAAGGGAAAAATTGATTCCCTAGTTTTTGATAATCAGTGCCTTCGAGGTTCGCTTGCAGATAAGAGAAAGGAGGTCAAGCACTTACTGTCTCAGGTTTCAGATGCAGCAAGAAAAATGTCAATTTACTCATTATCGGAAGCGAAACTTCGGAAACAAATCAAGAAATTAAAAGGGGATTTGGAAGACCAACAGATTGAAGTTAGCATTAGAGATGACTTGCACCAAGTTTTCTTAAGAGAACTTATTGATGATTGCAGAAGCAATATAGAGGATCTAAAGATTCAGAGTGATGTTCGACAAGCGGAATTTGACCTACTCCACCATGAAATTAATAAACTGAGCGATGAAGTGGAAAAGCAAGAGATACAAATAGGTGATCTGAGGACTGAATCAGACTTGTGGAAGAGGAGGTTTGATGAGAGTTTGCAGCAAATTCGTAAATATGAGGCAGAGGTTGATACGCTAAACCAAAAGTTAAACAGTGCTTCGAATGCTTTGGAGGACAAGAAGAAGGACAACTGCATACTTAGTACTATTATAGAGGAGAACGAAAAGGCATTATTATCATCTGTAACAAGGGAAAAAGATCAAGAAAAGCGGTTGAAATCCATAGTTATGCTCATCAGGGAGTTGTCAAAAGTATGTACAGATGCAGAAAACAAAATGGTAGAGAAAGTTCAAAGATTTGAAGATAG GTTGGAAAATCTAAGCCATCAGTGCAATTCAGTAGTGGAACAGGCTAATTTACTAAATAAGAAAGGACTGTGGTACAAAGAAATGCTTGAAATCAGATGTTCCGACCTCCAAAAGGCTGAAGCTGAG gTTAATTTGTTGGGGGACAAGGTTGATACTCTCTCGAGTCTTCTTGAAAAGATACATATTGCGCTCGGTCATTACCCTACATTATCTCAACACTATCCAGGG TTACTGGACAGTTTCGTGAGGACTTGTAAACTCGTTACGAGTTTGAAAAGCAAtcagaagaaagaaagaaaggataCAAAGTAA